Sequence from the Camelus bactrianus isolate YW-2024 breed Bactrian camel chromosome 21, ASM4877302v1, whole genome shotgun sequence genome:
AAATCTGTACTGGTGTAAGATTGGGGAATTACGAAGAAAACAGTTTTAGAATAAAGTAACACATTTAAGCAGCCTTTTTTCAAAATGAGATTCTATTTTGGGGGAAGTTGCCCCCTCTCGGCACCATGGTGGTGGCGGAGTGGGATGGCACTGCCGCCCCAAGGCTGAGGGAGGGGTGCTGCGGCCGCCCCGGCTAAGCATCCCgtcactccctcctccccaccctgccgAGAGTCCAGCCGGGCTGGGAAGGGCTACCTCCCACTGCGGGCCCTGCGGGAGCCGGGCATCAAAGGCCCGGGCTTGCCCCTCTGGCTCGCCCCTCCGCGGGCCGCTGGTCCTCCCTGAACTGCTCCCCAGCTCCGGCCCTCCCCTCCAGGCCGCTGCACAGCACTCCCGCTCGGGACCGCTCCGAGCCCGGCCGAGCCCCCTGCGCCCCGTGCGCGCGCCGGCGCCCTCGCACCGCGCTGCAGCTCAGTCAAGACCCGCccgggagggaaggaagaacgCGCGCGGCTGCGGCGGGGTGAGTGCGGGCCTGCGTGGACGCCGTGTTCCGTCAACCCTGACTCGCACCTGGGCCCCGCGCGAACGTCCCTGAGGCGGGGACGCCTGTGTTCAGGGAACAAGAAACAAGCACGAGTGTATAGGCCGGTGGCACTTAAGAGTCGACGAAATACCAGTACCTCCTACAGGAGACGGGTGGGCCCCGCCCCcgggcctggccccgcccccgggccTGGCCCCGCCCACCCTCCTGCGCAGGCGCGGAGCCTCCGAgtccgcccggccccgccccccacGCAGACGCCCGGCTGCCGAGCGCAGAGCCCGCCCCTCGTGTCCGAGACACGTGCGGAGCCACGATGGCTGACCCCGAGCTGCAGCTGGTGGCGCGGCGCATCCGCAGCTTCCCCGACTTCCCCATCCCGGGCGTGCTGTTCAGGTACGGGCGGACGGACCGAGGGACGGACGGGGCTCCGTGGCCAGGGCTGTGGGGGCGCGGTGGGCTCTGCGTGGGCCCGGGAGTCACCAGGCCTGACCTCGCGTACCAGGGACATCTCGCCCCTTCTGAAGGACCCCGACTCCTTCCGCGCCTCCATCAGCCTCCTGGCGAATCACCTGAAAAAGGCCCACGGCGGCAGGATCGACTACATCGCGGGCAAGTGGAGCGGCGGGCGTCCGCCGGGTCCCCGGACCCACCCCGGACTCTACCGCGTCTGCCCGGCACCATGAGGGCGCGGTGGCGGGGTCCTTTCTCCTGGGCAAGGCAGACCGGGGGAGGGAGGCCCCACTTCTGCTTGGGGGAGGGCACTGGGGAGGGTCCTTCAGGGACCTGCGGGAGGCCCCAACGGTACCTGGGTTGTAAGGACAGACTCGCTACCCGACCCTTTGCAGCCTGAGAGGAGCGACAGGCCCCTCCAGCGGCCTGGGAATGGCCGCAGCCGGGTGGGTGCGGGCGCGAGGCTGAGGGCAGACCCCCCTGGTTCCTGGTTCCTAGCCCTGAACAGGTGGGGCCACACAGCAGCATTTCCCCCGAGTGGTCTGGCCAGAACCCACTGGGTCGAGCATGCTTTCTGGCTGCCTTCTGATAGTGGACGTTAGGCCTCTGCTGTGTGCCACGCCCTTTACCCAGTAGCCGGTTTCAGGAAAGCTACTTTCCTGAATCTTGTCTTAGTGAAAGGCAGGTCCCTGTGTTCCCTGAGGGGCCAcgggggtggagtgggggtggggtgcccgAGTTGGATCCTTCCCTCACCAGGCTTCCCCATCACGGCTCAGTCCACCACAAGGCATGGCCAGTGCCCAGTCACTGCCTCTCCTTCTGGACTCGGGAGTTCCTGGGGAAGACACTGCCTTTAAGGATGACTTAagtgtcttttaagttttatGGTTACCACCAGCCACTGGTGACCAGCTGAGCTTTGGAGAGGTCGGGTGACTTGCCCGATGCCATGTGACTATCTACTCAACCTTGTAGGGAGTTTTCCAGCATCCAGCAGTCCCTATGCATGATAGGTAACTCTGTCCACATTCTCCAAGTGGATGGGTGTCATCGGCCCTTCAGCTGTAGCTAACAGGGCCATGTGTCTTGTGTCATGGTGGTGACTGGCTGCCACTGTCCAGCCCTGATCCATGGGGACCCCAATCCTGCTGTGCCATGCGGCTGCCCCCCAACACCCCAGGTTTCCCCGACAGGCCTAGACTCCCGTGGCTTCCTGTTTGGTCCCTCCCTGGCCCAGGAGCTGGGCTTGGGCTGCGTTCTCATCCGAAAGCGAGGGAAGCTGCCAGGCCCCACTGTGTCCACCTCATACGCCCTGGAATATGGGAAGGTGAGAAGGCTGGGGGCTGCCTCCGTGGACCCTCCATCCCCAAAAGGAGAGTCATGGACTCCAGTGGAGCTGCCATGCTTGGAGTGGACAAGGGcgctcagagaggctgagaatCTGGGCCAGGCTGACACAGCCAGGAGACTGGGTGGGTTGGAACAGGGGCCCATGCTCTGCACTCCCAGGCCACTTTTTGTAAACTGCAGGTCACGTGCCCACTTCCAttcacaggctgagctggaaatcCAGAGAGACGCCCTGGAACCAGGACAGAAGGTGGTGGTTGTGGATGATCTGCTGGCCACTGGTGGTGAGAGTCTCCCCCAAGCAAAGAAGcctgctggggttgggggagttTGTCTTGGCACATGTG
This genomic interval carries:
- the APRT gene encoding adenine phosphoribosyltransferase isoform X2; the protein is MADPELQLVARRIRSFPDFPIPGVLFRDISPLLKDPDSFRASISLLANHLKKAHGGRIDYIAGLDSRGFLFGPSLAQELGLGCVLIRKRGKLPGPTVSTSYALEYGKAELEIQRDALEPGQKVVVVDDLLATGGTMRAACELLGQLQAEVLECVSLVELTSLKGREKLGAVPFFSLLQYK
- the APRT gene encoding adenine phosphoribosyltransferase isoform X3; translation: MADPELQLVARRIRSFPDFPIPGVLFRDISPLLKDPDSFRASISLLANHLKKAHGGRIDYIAGLDSRGFLFGPSLAQELGLGCVLIRKRGKLPGPTVSTSYALEYGKAELEIQRDALEPGQKVVVVDDLLATGASPCLPCQGPCAQPVNCSASCRPRC
- the APRT gene encoding adenine phosphoribosyltransferase isoform X1 produces the protein MADPELQLVARRIRSFPDFPIPGVLFRDISPLLKDPDSFRASISLLANHLKKAHGGRIDYIAGLDSRGFLFGPSLAQELGLGCVLIRKRGKLPGPTVSTSYALEYGKAELEIQRDALEPGQKVVVVDDLLATGGESLPQAKKPAGVGGVCLGTCERSVPATSSFPSLTLSPLPGTMRAACELLGQLQAEVLECVSLVELTSLKGREKLGAVPFFSLLQYK